The Mustela nigripes isolate SB6536 chromosome 4, MUSNIG.SB6536, whole genome shotgun sequence genome includes a window with the following:
- the HOXA6 gene encoding homeobox protein Hox-A6 isoform X3, translating into MSSYFVNPTFPGSLPSGQDSFLGQLPLYPAGYDALRPFPASYGASSLPDKTYTSPCFYQQSNSVLACNRASYEYGASCFYSDKDLSGASPSGSGKQRGPGDYLHFSPEQQYKPDSSSVPGKALHDEGTDRKYTSPVYPWMQRMNSCAGAVYGSHGRRGRQTYTRYQTLELEKEFHFNRYLTRRRRIEIANALCLTERQIKIWFQNRRMKWKKENKLINSTQPSGEDAEAKAGE; encoded by the exons ATGAGTTCCTATTTTGTGAATCCCACTTTCCCCGGGAGCCTGCCCAGCGGCCAGGACTCCTTCTTGGGCCAGCTGCCCCTCTACCCGGCCGGCTATGACGCGCTGAGGCCCTTCCCGGCCTCGTACGGGGCGTCGAGCCTCCCGGACAAGACGTACACCTCACCTTGTTTCTACCAACAGTCCAACTCGGTCCTGGCCTGCAACCGGGCGTCCTACGAGTACGGGGCCTCGTGCTTCTATTCTGATAAGGACCTCAGTGGCGCCTCGCCCTCGGGCAGTGGCAAGCAGAGGGGCCCCGGGGACTACCTGCACTTTTCTCCCGAGCAGCAGTACAAACCCGACAGCAGCAGCGTGCCGGGCAAAGCCCTCCATGACGAAGGCACCGACCGGAAGTACACGAGTCCTGTTTACCCCTGGATGCAGCGGATGAACTCCTGCGCGG GTGCTGTGTATGGGAGTCACGGGCGCCGAGGCCGCCAGACCTATACACGCTACCAGACgctggagctggagaaggagttCCACTTCAACCGCTACCTGACGCGGCGCCGCCGCATCGAGATCGCCAACGCGCTCTGCCTCACCGAGCGCCAGATCAAGATCTGGTTCCAGAACCGCCGCATgaagtggaaaaaggaaaataaactcatCAATTCCACACAGCCCAGCGGGGAGGACGCTGAGGCAAAGGCGGGCGAATAA